A DNA window from Paraburkholderia sp. IMGN_8 contains the following coding sequences:
- a CDS encoding cyanophycinase, whose protein sequence is MMRPAKRSKGVMRGFIIPIGGAENRVQNPVILQRFVTLCGGPRAHIAVIPTASSRDDTGDRYETVFRALGADRVSILPFKTPADCESERYLKELDRADGVFMTGGDQVRLAGILSGTSAAEKLRTRNAAGMHIAGTSAGASAMSAAMIAGGKSGATPRAGMVDLAPGLGLISRLIIDQHFSQRDRLGRLLTAVAATPFGVGIGLDEDTAAFIGPDDTLEVVGSGGVTIIDGSNPRHSTVDSVRHDDPVGLTGIRLHILVAGNTYDLNAHTLLSDTPPPGSSTGDTTALTLAVERSL, encoded by the coding sequence ATGATGCGTCCCGCAAAACGGTCGAAGGGTGTCATGCGAGGCTTCATTATCCCCATCGGTGGCGCCGAGAACCGGGTCCAGAACCCGGTTATCCTGCAACGCTTTGTGACGCTTTGCGGTGGGCCGCGTGCGCACATCGCGGTCATCCCCACGGCCTCGTCGCGGGATGACACCGGGGATCGTTATGAAACGGTGTTTCGCGCCCTCGGGGCTGATCGGGTCAGTATCTTGCCGTTCAAGACCCCCGCCGACTGCGAGTCGGAGAGATACCTGAAGGAGCTCGATCGCGCCGATGGGGTCTTCATGACAGGAGGCGACCAGGTGCGCCTTGCCGGGATCCTGAGCGGCACGTCGGCGGCAGAGAAGCTGCGCACCCGCAACGCAGCAGGCATGCACATAGCCGGCACCTCGGCCGGCGCCTCCGCGATGTCCGCCGCGATGATCGCCGGCGGCAAGAGCGGGGCCACGCCACGTGCCGGGATGGTTGATCTGGCACCCGGCCTGGGGCTCATCAGCCGCTTGATCATCGACCAACACTTCAGTCAGCGGGATCGACTCGGGCGCCTGCTGACGGCAGTGGCCGCTACGCCATTTGGGGTCGGCATCGGACTGGACGAGGATACGGCCGCATTCATCGGCCCAGACGATACGCTGGAGGTCGTAGGCAGCGGTGGGGTCACCATTATCGACGGATCGAATCCGCGCCATTCCACAGTCGATTCCGTTCGCCATGACGACCCGGTAGGCCTGACTGGAATACGCCTACATATTCTGGTTGCAGGCAATACTTACGACCTCAATGCGCACACCTTATTAAGCGATACACCGCCCCCGGGGAGTTCGACTGGGGATACCACTGCTTTGACACTGGCCGTCGAACGCTCGCTCTAA